The genomic region ATTTAAAATCTACAAATAATAAGACCAATTTAAAAAGTAAAAATCTATATATACCATCCCTTATATATACTAAAAGTTAACACATCTCTAAATTTTCCCGCTTACGTTTCCCACCCAAGTGAATTATACTAgataatatttatttcctatttaattttcTGTATTCACTATCTATATTTACTAATAAAATATCctttactactaagagaataataTTTCTCTTATTTCCTTCAAATACAACTATCTAATTTAAGAAACAAGTAAAATATTCCTTCTTTAAACTATTATCTCTTTTATTAAACTATTTAGTATAGTTTACAATTATAAACTATATTTTTTATTAAACTTTTAATTTTACTAATTGTTATAATTTTTTcatcaaaataaattaaatttgatGTTAAACTATAAACTGCACATTGTAAATTCTTCATTAAATGTTATAATTTTAAATTTAGAGAATAATTCAACACATACCTACCATTAACTTTGTGATAATAGAAAATTCATTAAAACAATAAGAGAATTATTTAAATAAAGAAATCATTAATTTCATGGTAAAAAaatatatttatttcataaaaatacaCATTTCATAACGTTACTCGATTCACTTTAATTAGTTTTTCATTATAAACAACACCGTAAAAAATAAATACTCTATATATACCGCGCATAGCGCGGTATCTATGCTAGTTCATGCATTATACGGGATTTATATTAGTTTCTTTACCAATTTGACAAAACCCTtcatcccccctactactaagagaataaaaattctcttactTTTCCCTCAAAAAAGTATCTAGCtgaataaggtaataaataaaattttctttcattaaattattatcttttcaataatatattcttataaataaactctcatttttaaaataaattcataattatgattttttcattaaaataaaataaaattgatattaaactataaagtataagttgctaaaatTTTCAGTAATGTAATAATTATTACCGTaaagaataacttgacacattcTTACTGTTAGCTTCGTAacaaaaaacattcactaaaataaattcacaacttaaataaatttttttattagttttccatttcaattttttgtttcatataaaaatacaatggagtgaactgataaatattaatgaggtgcaaatttttAAAATATCAATCCTCCTATATAGTATATACTAAGATAATACAACTTCCCTAAAATTTTTCCTCCAgagtgctcaaacttatatatggaaataaattagattttcatttattaagctaattttccatttaaaataatctatacataacaaCTTTATTCCTATTATTAATTTCGTGACGAAAAaagaatttttttgaaaataatttgATGTAGCTAAAATATTTTCACAAAAAACACAATTCAtaaaattattcaattcttttgatttattttaatattagttattttttataaaaattcatgagatataaatctaaaatctataattattgcactaaaaattaaaagggcTATATTTACCGCGCAATTTGGCAATATGACTTTTTTGTTTGTGGCGCAAATTTCATTGAGAGATTGAAATTCGAAAATAAATACCAAGTGATGTCCAAACAGATTTttatgaaattgaaattgaaattgaatttgaatctGAATCATATTCTACGGTACCCTACGGAGAAACTCTCACTACGGACGTAAGAGGTTGGCCCTTCGCTCTCGCAGTTCCCCTCTCTTTGTCACTCGCACCAAAATccttaaaaaaaaattgattgaaGAATCAAAGTTTTCGATAGCGAGAATCTTAAGTTCAATTCTTCCACGCAAGAAATTTCGAATCAGgtcactttattttttttttgttcttttcttaTTGACTACGATCAATCAACTAAATATTTTCAGTATTTGAGATTCATTTGAGTTACTACGTATTTAGTTGTATTGACATGTGATTCTCTGAATTACAACACGATGTTTGATATACGTTATGATTACCTAAGAAAGTGTCTTGTTTAATTTGTGATGTTCCTCTTTTGTATGAGGTTGTTATGAGAATTAAAGAATTCTGATACGATAAATGCCAGCCTATATCGGTTCAATGTGCGTCACGGTGAACTTTAAAATCTTGATAACTTGGTCACATTTTGGTGTCACGACCGATAATAATCTGGCAAATAGTCGTTTCTGCAGGGATTCAGGATGCAATTCACTAGTTTGCTGCTCAGCAAAGTTTGCATAATTTGACGCAAGGAATCAGCCCAGGAAGCTAAGAAGAACAATTTGAAGACGGAATAGCGTATAGATGCTGATTACAAACATGATGATATGAAAATGACAGAGAGCTTGTGGATAGATGCCTTGGATATCTTTTTGAGTTTGAGACTATACAGAATTGGGTGTGGTTTTCCTCATCGGATGTACGTAAGCAAGCAAAACTCAATTGGAATCGCGTTTTTCGTGCTTCTTCAATACCAAATCTCGGATTATTGACTGCTTGGAAGATTTTAGAACAAAGTCAGTCTCCTATAAGACGGAGGTATGCGTCTTAACATTAAAACGATATTCATTATGTTTTTATGTTACTTAAGTATTTGACCTATCTTAAGCTTAAAAAGGACGATACACtcatcttaaacaagaatttttgATAAACCAAATGAATCGAGTGAACGCTTGATTTTATTGAGAAACAACTCATGGTTAAGGCCGTGGAGACCCTTGAGGCTCCAAGTAAAAAGATATATTGTTGTTTGCATAACACAATTTCAGTATAATAATAACAAGCTTTGATTGATCCTTGCTCCATTTGTGTAATACAAGCTGAGTATAATAAAACATACGAAGTAGAGTCAAAATATCATACTAAAATAGCATAGTGTTTTTGGCATGTAAGATAGAACACTTTCATATTTACAAACCCAAAAAATTAgtattaaaacaaaacaaaacaaaaagaggAAAAATCATGGTAATAATCACACAAAAAAAATGTTGAAATGTGTATATTTGAGAAAATCAAGCCCAAATAGCCAAAAGAGCCATAAAACCAGCACCAAGAAGCAAAGCAATGTTAGCACCAAGGAACAATCTTTTGTTAGATTGGACTTTCGGATTCATAAAGTCTTGGGCCAAAAGATCTACAAGTGCCATGTATATCAATATTCCTGCTGCTACTGCATCCAACAAGCCTTGTACGATCAATGCCGTTGGACTGTTCTCATTGTAAACGTTGGTTATTCCGATTCCGATTGCGATCCCAACTGGGGTTGTTAGGGAGAAAAACATCGCCATACACAAAGTCGATGCCGACTTGAATGATGCCTGAGCAATACACCCACCAAGTCCCATACCCTCAAAGAATTGATGGAAACAAAGGGCTGCCATGAGAGGCTTAATTGTATCAATGCTTTGTGATGTTCCCAAAGATATACCGATAATCACTGAATGGACCACTATTCCCATCTCCAACACCTGTTACAAATATAACAATATTGTACAACGTTGTTAATCAAACAAATAAAACGACAATTCATAATTATAATGACATTTTGTACGACTAAAAAATTAGTCCCTCCGTTCACTATGATCTTCCTACTTTAATTAATTCACTAAAATATTCATtttaatatctaacttataattGTAATGTTCATTTTATATGACTGAGAAGTTAATATCTTCATTTTACCATGACTTTCCTACTTTCTATCTTTAATTAATTCACTAAAATATTCCTCTTCACTTTTGAAACAAAGTGtataatcccctatttactaaatgaataggcaaaACTCCAAATTTTTCCGCCTAaacatatttcctaaaataaagtttagctatttttagcatATTCTATAAGTATGGTGCACTATAATACGCATAATTTtttagatttatatatttatatatttatgtcatttaGTATTTTACATTCTATACAAAATTATCTCCAATTTTTTTATAATATAAaaagtaacttttttttttttaaagaatcaTACGAAAGAATGTAAAGACTAAATTGAGAATGATAAATTATATTGTTGATTCAACAGATGAACTTGtacatatatttatttatttatagtaAAGAGATATAACTAAAGCCTAATTAGATGCTAACTAGAAGCTACAAAGGAGGAATACATGTTGACTATAAAACACTaacaaaatcacaaattctcattatagacggacactatctgtctatacgtatagacggataccatttctcctcacaaaatacccatttgtcataaagtggaaagcacatgggggtgccccaccttgtccccctacccgTTTTATTAGAGGTCTTACCCGTCAatacgccccacccgtctataccaagacctattgtaacAAAATATACAAAGGAATAGGAGAGAAATAAGGAATATTGAATTAGCTTGATTACGTTGGACTCGGTTGCTTAACAACCTCGTCTACTGACTTTGATTTATCCTTGACAAAGAATTCATTGATTTTCTATGATGAAAAGTTGCGGCTAAAAATATATTATtagtaaaattttataaaataacacTATTAATCTCTCGGTAATAGGAAAAACTTTAACTGAAATACTCATTTCATGATTAATACGATTTAGACTTTGATTTTAAATCAAAATATAACGATaagaaatgtaaaaaaaaaaaaattagctaATTTATATTTCATAAGTATAATATATTAAAAAAAGTAAAATTCTATATATACCGTGCATATAATACAAGGAAGCTAAACAGGTTAATATTAACTCATATGGTACCCCCAACACACACATTAGCCAATTTGCACGTATTCTTTTTTTTCTTATCATGAAAAGTGGGCACAAAAGTTAAATTCACTTAAGAAACATCCTCAAGGCTACTAGAGGACAAAAATTAATAGGGAGGGATATTTGGTTGGGTACCTTATGAATTGAAACTGAGTTAGATATCTAATACTTGGAAATTCACTCAAGAAACATtctacatttctacccccaaatTCCTGGAAATTCTTTAGCCAATCTCCCCAAGATAAATTGAAACTGATTTAGATATCCACCCAAATTCCCGAGAATCATAAAGTCAATTTCCCCAAGGTTATAAACTTTATTTCTCGTTGATATAAACAGTTTTCGTTAATTAATAATTCTCATGATTCGACTCGAGGCACAAAATAAGCAATCATGTACAAGATTCCTTCAAAGTGAAATCTAACATGTTGCATACGTATTTATCACATTATGtaaatattattacactaatagaAGAAATTTGAGCTTATACtaatcacaaattctcactttagacgaACACTATCCGTCTAAAATTGTAGACGGATGTGTCCCTCTTATAAAATGAgagtggatagtgcaagtgggtggaaatggataccccacttgccctcccacttgcattttgtgagagggtcaCTATCCGTCTACAGATTTAGACGAATAGTGCCTGTTTACAATGAGACGGATTGTATACTAATGTGCACGGTCAATACAAGCCAACCATTTGTTACTTACTCCTCTTAACACTCGAGTTGTTTTTCCTAGTGTTTTAGGGAGAGCCAATTTCTTAAGTTTATTCATGTTAAAAAATCGAAACAAAATAAACTAGATTTATGTTAATACCTGCCTAGCAATTACCTAAACGTAATATTCAGCGTGACTTAAACTCTAATTAAGTAAAAAAAATCATACCTGAGAAGTGACCTTATATCTAATACGGTCCAACTCACTCAAACCCTCCTCAGGAACCACAGGAATAGCGCCATGGGCGTGCCCGTGGGTCGCATGAGTATGCAAATGGACATGCCCATTATGGTCTCCTTGGTTCTCTTCCTCGACGGTGGCGTTCTTCCCATAGTGAATTTTACGATAATGCCCCGTGGCAAAAGCGTCGATCATTAAGGTCCCGAGTGACCCTACCATGGCCGCTAACCCCGTAAAGGGGAATTTTCCCCAAGGGTTCTCTTTAAGGCATGGATTAGTAAGACTCTCAAAGGCATCGGGTAACACGTGTATGAACCCCGTCGACAATATTACCCCTGCCGCGAAGGACTTTACTAAGAAAAATAGGTTACTCTCCGGGCTTAAGGCGGGGATGCGCTTGCCTAGTATGGGTAAACACACCCCTATGGCACTGGACACTAATATGATGACAAGTGCCGCAACTTTGTACCTTAGAACGGCTTTATTGTTCCCGCTAGGTTCATCTGATTGGCCGCAGGTGCAATCGCCCGCGACCAACGTAGGGAGAAGCACTAGAGAGACAAAAATTAGACTTTTTAGTGTTTTTGGTGACATTGTTTGAGACATCCTTAATAAGGTATCTAGTAGTATTAGAAGAGTAATGGGAGACGATAACAAGAGCTTTTATTTGATAGAGTTTATGGAGTGAGCATTGAGCatatatattaatattaatatataataaCTTAAAGCTTTCAAATTTACAAAAAGTAAGATTGTGATTTTAATGATTTGCACATCAAGTATGTCATCATATATAATAGCTATATGTACGGGATGAATAACGAAAGTAACACTATTGACTTGATGAAGGATTAGAAGAAAGTATTGACATTGAAGTGGTCAAATATGTCGACATTGTGTTTTCAATAACTATGAAAATATATTGATTTTGATTAGGATATATAGAAGGAGATATTTAATCGAGTTTTAGATGAATATAAAATTACTTCTATTTCTACTGATTATAGAAATATATGATTTGTTCGATTTCTAATCGAGTTtgagctatatatatatatatataaaaaattatTTCGATTTTTACTCCGTATAGAATTGCTAAATTATTATAGAAAATACCAGTCATGAATTTAGATATGTCGTTATTATagggtgttgattttcgcagtacgcatTTTGCTCAACACAGTACACCTTTTCCCAAATTACccttctcattttttttcttctccCCTCATGTTTCAAGAATCCTCTCTTCTCTTGCATCTTCCTTTTTTTACTCCACtggaaacaaaaacaaaataaatatACGGTATACATCTTCAGCCATTGATTTGATATTGATGATGAACAACAATCACGACAACATTGATCATCATAGCGGTCTGAGTTTCAACGAAGCACAAACTGGAGGACTGCGGGTATGACATCTCCTTCGCTGCCACCGCAAAAACCCGAATTCCAATGAAAGAAGGTAATTTGGATCATCATCTGGCATAAGTAGAATCAAGCAAAAGCGAGGGGGAAATGGGATTGAAATCTTTGGACGTCTAATTTTAGGTGATAAAAACGAAAAAGGGTGATTCCAAGAAACTAATCCTTATCACTTATCACTTATCACAAatatcaaaaccctaattaaaaaacAAAATTACTAAAGAACATAaaaacaaatattattttgatcaATTAATTGTATTTTAGAATGTAAATACATGTAATTTAATCAAATTCTGATTCATAATTGAAATTTTTTGTTGTAATTTGATCGATTTGTAAGGTTCCGCTATTGGAATACGAGAGAATTAAGTTTTTGGTTTGTTAGTAGTACAAGGGTAGTAAATGAAAAATATTACGCAAaaagtactgtaatgagtaaaaaacgtactgcgaaaataaattacattATTGTATTCACCCAACAACCAGTAGGCCATAAAATTCAGCTTGTTGGCATTGACGAGGATGACATATTTTGTAATTTATCAAGTCAACGATCTAAGTATGTCGACATACTAAGGATATTGTTCATCATTGACTTTACTTATCTTTCTACACTAGCCATTGATTGCGTATACTACGCGAGAAATACTATTTATACGGAGAACGAAGTTTTTTGGGTTTATATATTCTCAATATCTATTACTCTTGTATACGAAGTTTTTcttataatactccgtataattaCTATATAATATAAGGGTTTTTTGGTCATGTGCTCGCTGGGCAAATGTTAAGAAACCCAAAATATAATACGATATAAAAAAGCTACATATCACCTATTACACACACCAAGCTCCTGGTCTCATAAATATCAAATTTTCGTTAAGAAAAAATCCCTTATGAATAATTTGCTATAAGGTAAACCAATTAATTAGTTTCGTGTATAATGTAGTTTTACACTCAGTATAAAATAATTGTTCAAGATCATAAAAACGTATTTAAATAATACTCTGTATATTCTTCCTTTAATTCAattatttgtttgccttttttttattttttgtgaaaATTATTTTAATCAAAGCCAGACAAATGGTTCAGGCAGAAGGAGTATATAAGTTGGTTTTACATACTATGCGGCTTTatataaaaattcataaaatgAAGCGTGTTTTGAGTTAGGTTGTTTTTAAGACAGGAAAGATTTGAATTATGTTGGTGTAACTTATAAATACTTGACTCTGGTGATATAAAATTTCATATTTCAGACTCCCAATCGTTGATTTCATATGTAACGGTTAGGTACATTTTTAGCTAATTTGtcaaacatttttttatataattagcTAGCAATTTTTTCAGGTTGTTAAAGTATAAAATTGATTTTGGGACTCACAACCATAACCTTaaacttttggttgagatggtttctaGACATGGTATCACTAAAGTGATATATTAGCTCCGGGTATTAGGAGGCATGCAGTTGCATCCACACTTCAAGCCTAACCGGTATTCATGTGAGTGGGCGTGTTAAAGTATAAAACTAATCTTGGGACTCCAGCCATCCGCTTAATTAAACTTTTagttgagatggtttcttgatACAGGTTATATAGTTTTTTGTTTTTCAGATTTTAGCTATTTTTACCAAACAGATCAAGTCTATATCTCACTACTCTTATCATGTGACACCGAGAAAATAAGTGGAGAAGAGATGAGACACAAAATAGTACCACATCTTATATATGTATAGGATTGTTTTAACTTTTATGTCAATTCATCCTAACGCATGTGTTTTACCCAAAGTAATACTCCGTACTTGCGaaaatcccctatatactaaaaaATTAACACATCTCTAATTTTTCCCGCTTACATTTCCCGCCCAAGTGAATTATACTAGATAATATTTATCTCCTATTTAATTTGTATTCACTATCTATATTTACTAATAAAATCTCCTTTatttactactaagagaataataTTTCTCTTATTTCCCTTCAAATGCATCTATCTAATTCAAGAAACAAGTAAAATATTCATTCTTTAAACTATTATCTTTTTTattaatagattaaaattataaACTCTTTTTTTTATTAAACTATTTACTTTGCTAATTGTTATAATTTTTTcatcaaaataaattaaatttgatGTTAAACTATAAACTGCACATGGTAAATTCTTCATtaaatgttataattttaattttagagAATAATTCGACACATACCTACCATTAACTTTGTGATAATAGAAATTCATTAAAACAATTGGAGAATTATTTAAATAAAGAAATCATTAATTTCATGGTAAAAAAACAATATATTTATTTCATAAGAATACATATTTCATAACGTTACTCGATTCTCTTTAATTagttttgcattataaataacacactaaaaaaaaaatactctatATATACCGCGCATAGCGCGGGATCTATGCTAGTGTTTTAGTAACTAGACTAACCACGTACTAAAATGATACAGCCTAAATATAAGTCATCATAATAGAACCATTTTAGAAGACATTTTCTCATGATTGATAATCGTGTAAGATAGTTCTAATAGTCGTATAAAATACTGACAGCTACCTATTAATTACACACTTCATTAAAAGTCCGTTGTTAAAGTCTATGTATAtacccgtgcaactttgcactGTTTAACCTagtttatatatatgtatatatgggGAGGATAAGAGTTTGAGTCACCTGTGATGTAACTTTGTATCTCAAACGATCCAATTCACTTAGACCTTCAGGCTCAACAATAGCCGTAGCGCTAGAAGGACCGCCATGGCTATGACCATGGGTAGCAAGGTGCACATGGCCTCCATCGAACTTCTCTTCATCAATGGCGACACCATGAACCCCAGAAGTATGAACCTTACGATAATGGCTAGTGGCCAAAGCGTCAATCATCAACGTCCCAATTGCACCAACCATAGCTGCAAGACCAGTGAAAGGGAAGTTAGCCCAAGGGTTATCCTTAAGGCATGGGTTGCTAAGACTCTCAAAGGCATCAGGCAATATGTGGATGAATCCCGTTGACAATATTACTCCAGCCGCGAATGACTTGATTAAGAAGAAAAGGGATTTATCGGGGTGTAGGGCGGGAATGTGCTTGCCTAATATGGGTATGGTTACTCCTATACCACTTGCAACAAGTATGGCAAATAGGGCACCAACCTTATATTTTATGGCACCTTTGTCAATGTGACTATCTATGTCTTCTTGGTCACAAGTACATTCTCCAACAACTAAAGGTGTTATGTGAATTAGGATGATGATTAAGATGGTGAAAATGAGGTACTTTGATGATGTGATTTTCACCATGATTAAGGTTTGGGATGGATAAAGGTGATTTTTGTTGGGTACTTGCTTTTGGGATCCTTTGAGGTTCAAGGATATAACAAAAAGGAGATTTTGTGTTTGTTCTCTTAAGTTTGTTGATTGGATGATGTTTTTATAGCCAATTTTGAAAAAGGGTAATCTTGGAATGAGCTCTAATTGTTTATTAACTCAATGGAAATGAAGTTAAAAAATTATTTCAGGATGTTGATAGTGTCTTACATTATTACATACAAGACATAATGGCCCCATTGTGTCGAAGGTTTAGCCGTTTTGCTTGTTTATTGATGATGATTGTTTTATTTAATACTTCTCAtctgtttacctttaattaataTCTTTCATGGAGAATAAAAGGTTATGCTTTCTCGTGAGCATGATTTACTTAATCATTAACATAAATGACCATTATACCTTGTCATTCTTATATATTcatttttttatttgaaaataaattcCCTCACATTACTCACTATCATTGACCACAACCACCAGGTAGAGCCACCATACACCATCGCCCCTTCCTATGCATGGGTGACCCCTTGTCGGCAAGACTCATCTACCAGAGCATCCTCACCCTAACTCGCAAAACCCAATGATCGCGACTCTTATCCCAGATCAACAACTAATTCGCTATCGGTCCGCCTATGCTCTCCCAGAATTCCGACCCACAAACAGACGACACTAGTACAAAACATAAACTTTTGCTGGTTCCTCCCTCTACCCCACCCTGTCGTCGACCACCTTATATGTCGCTGGCCACCAGAAAAACTGGGTCCACAGCAAATGGATAAAAC from Silene latifolia isolate original U9 population chromosome 3, ASM4854445v1, whole genome shotgun sequence harbors:
- the LOC141648016 gene encoding zinc transporter 5-like isoform X2, which translates into the protein MVKITSSKYLIFTILIIILIHITPLVVGECTCDQEDIDSHIDKGAIKYKVGALFAILVASGIGVTIPILGKHIPALHPDKSLFFLIKSFAAGVILSTGFIHILPDAFESLSNPCLKDNPWANFPFTGLAAMVGAIGTLMIDALATSHYRKVHTSGVHGVAIDEEKFDGGHVHLATHGHSHGGPSSATAIVEPEGLSELDRLRYKVTSQVLEMGIVVHSVIIGISLGTSQSIDTIKPLMAALCFHQFFEGMGLGGCIAQASFKSASTLCMAMFFSLTTPVGIAIGIGITNVYNENSPTALIVQGLLDAVAAGILIYMALVDLLAQDFMNPKVQSNKRLFLGANIALLLGAGFMALLAIWA
- the LOC141648016 gene encoding zinc transporter 1-like isoform X1, which gives rise to MSQTMSPKTLKSLIFVSLVLLPTLVAGDCTCGQSDEPSGNNKAVLRYKVAALVIILVSSAIGVCLPILGKRIPALSPESNLFFLVKSFAAGVILSTGFIHVLPDAFESLTNPCLKENPWGKFPFTGLAAMVGSLGTLMIDAFATGHYRKIHYGKNATVEEENQGDHNGHVHLHTHATHGHAHGAIPVVPEEGLSELDRIRYKVTSQVLEMGIVVHSVIIGISLGTSQSIDTIKPLMAALCFHQFFEGMGLGGCIAQASFKSASTLCMAMFFSLTTPVGIAIGIGITNVYNENSPTALIVQGLLDAVAAGILIYMALVDLLAQDFMNPKVQSNKRLFLGANIALLLGAGFMALLAIWA